A window of Tautonia plasticadhaerens contains these coding sequences:
- a CDS encoding 2-oxo acid dehydrogenase subunit E2 — MPQPKGRTLPLSGPRRFILDMMHFARQVPSVPVGRAMRLGPLAEARRSHPIRPSWPVLFLKAYGLVCDADPGLRRALLTVPRLRLYEHPYSIAALAMEREHEGEPCICVGLFRAPERQSISELQEALDEYRSWPLERVGFFRQMLRISGYPAPIRRFLWWSTLACSGPKRAKRLGTFGLSSYGALGAESYHPISPLTTTLTYGPIDASGLVTVKLIYDHRVLDGAQVARRLADLEEALLGPVLDELLGLPAGAGTEANRPADRGAA; from the coding sequence ATGCCCCAGCCCAAGGGTCGTACGCTGCCCCTGTCCGGGCCCCGACGGTTCATCCTGGACATGATGCACTTCGCCCGGCAAGTCCCCTCGGTCCCCGTCGGCCGGGCGATGCGCCTGGGCCCGCTGGCCGAGGCCCGGCGATCGCACCCGATCCGGCCGTCCTGGCCGGTGCTCTTCCTCAAGGCGTACGGCCTGGTCTGCGACGCGGACCCGGGCCTGAGGCGGGCCCTGCTCACGGTGCCCCGACTCCGGCTCTACGAGCATCCGTACTCGATCGCCGCCCTGGCGATGGAGCGGGAGCACGAGGGGGAGCCCTGCATCTGCGTCGGCCTGTTCCGGGCCCCGGAGCGGCAGTCGATCTCCGAGTTGCAGGAGGCGCTGGACGAGTACCGGTCCTGGCCCCTGGAGCGGGTCGGCTTCTTCCGCCAGATGCTCCGGATCAGCGGCTACCCGGCGCCGATCCGCCGATTCCTCTGGTGGAGCACCCTGGCCTGCTCCGGACCGAAGCGGGCCAAGCGGCTGGGGACCTTCGGCCTGTCGAGTTACGGGGCCCTCGGCGCCGAGTCGTACCACCCGATCAGCCCGCTGACGACGACGCTTACCTACGGGCCGATCGACGCCTCGGGTCTCGTCACCGTGAAGCTGATCTACGACCACCGCGTGCTCGACGGCGCCCAGGTCGCCCGGAGGCTGGCCGACCTGGAGGAGGCGTTGCTCGGTCCCGTCCTCGACGAACTGCTCGGCCTCCCTGCCGGGGCGGGGACCGAGGCTAACAGGCCGGCAGATCGCGGGGCGGCCTGA
- a CDS encoding glycine--tRNA ligase — MDMEKLVSLCKRRGFIFPSSEIYGGLNGFWDYGPLGVELKRNIKDAWWRDNVTGRDDMVGLDCSIIMNPRVWEASGHVGGFVDPMVDCRQSKERYRADQLYVFGIAREMAGAGDEHVHEGATGREFPAWVEHRVSAVGASPLDAWEAARPKAAKLLKTKPAGLGDPPAGTTALYLHLAPEERAKVVGPAADEPGTLTEPRQFNLMFKTSVGALEDASSVAYLRPETAQGIFANFKNVLDTSRVKLPFGIAQIGKSFRNEITPRNFTFRSREFEQMEIEFFCRPEDSQEWYAYWRKERFDWYVRHGLRSDRLRLRDHDPDELAFYSQATADIEYEFPFGVSELEGIAHRGHYDLGQHQKFSGRDLTYFDEETKQRFLPHVIEPSAGADRGTLAFLCEAYAEDEVGGESRTVLKFHPRFAPIKAAVFPLVKKDGMPEKADAIYRSLKRRHNVYYDEKGAIGRRYRRQDEAGTPYCLTVDGQSLVDGTVTIRDRDSLVQKRVPSDNLAGLIGDLLDGTVGLDTVGS, encoded by the coding sequence ATGGACATGGAGAAGCTGGTTTCCCTCTGCAAGCGACGCGGGTTCATCTTCCCGTCGAGCGAAATCTACGGGGGCCTCAACGGGTTCTGGGACTACGGCCCGCTCGGCGTCGAGCTGAAGCGGAACATCAAGGACGCCTGGTGGCGGGACAACGTCACCGGTCGGGACGACATGGTCGGGCTCGACTGCTCGATCATCATGAACCCGAGGGTCTGGGAGGCGTCCGGCCACGTCGGCGGCTTCGTCGACCCGATGGTCGACTGCCGGCAGTCCAAGGAACGCTACCGGGCCGACCAGCTCTACGTCTTCGGCATCGCCCGGGAGATGGCGGGAGCCGGGGATGAGCACGTCCACGAGGGGGCGACCGGGAGGGAGTTCCCGGCCTGGGTCGAGCACCGCGTCTCGGCCGTCGGCGCCTCCCCGCTCGACGCCTGGGAGGCGGCCAGGCCGAAGGCCGCCAAGCTGCTGAAGACCAAGCCCGCTGGCCTCGGCGACCCGCCGGCCGGGACGACGGCACTCTACTTGCATCTGGCCCCTGAGGAGCGGGCGAAGGTCGTCGGGCCGGCGGCCGACGAGCCGGGCACCCTGACCGAGCCCCGGCAGTTCAACCTGATGTTCAAGACGAGCGTCGGGGCCCTGGAAGACGCGTCGAGCGTGGCCTACTTGAGGCCCGAGACCGCCCAGGGCATCTTCGCCAACTTCAAGAACGTGCTCGACACCAGCCGGGTGAAACTCCCCTTCGGCATCGCCCAGATCGGCAAGAGCTTCCGCAACGAGATCACCCCGCGGAACTTCACCTTCCGGTCCCGCGAATTCGAGCAGATGGAGATCGAGTTCTTCTGCCGCCCCGAGGACTCCCAGGAGTGGTACGCCTACTGGCGGAAGGAGCGGTTCGACTGGTACGTCCGCCACGGCCTCCGGAGCGACCGGCTCCGGCTCCGGGACCACGACCCGGACGAACTGGCCTTCTATTCGCAGGCGACGGCCGACATCGAGTACGAGTTCCCCTTCGGCGTCAGCGAGCTGGAGGGGATCGCCCATCGGGGGCACTACGACCTCGGCCAGCACCAGAAGTTCAGCGGCCGGGACCTGACGTATTTCGACGAGGAGACCAAGCAGCGGTTCCTCCCCCACGTCATCGAGCCCTCGGCCGGGGCCGACCGGGGGACGCTGGCGTTCCTCTGCGAGGCCTACGCTGAGGACGAGGTCGGCGGCGAATCCAGGACGGTCCTGAAGTTCCACCCGAGGTTCGCGCCGATCAAGGCGGCCGTCTTCCCGCTGGTGAAGAAGGACGGCATGCCCGAGAAGGCCGACGCGATCTATCGATCGCTCAAGCGGCGGCACAACGTTTATTATGACGAAAAGGGCGCCATCGGCCGGCGGTACCGGCGGCAAGATGAGGCGGGGACCCCCTATTGCCTCACCGTCGACGGCCAGTCGCTGGTCGACGGCACCGTGACGATCCGGGACCGGGATTCGCTGGTGCAGAAGCGCGTCCCGTCGGACAATCTCGCGGGGCTGATCGGCGACCTGCTCGACGGCACGGTCGGACTCGACACGGTCGGCTCCTGA
- a CDS encoding IS110 family RNA-guided transposase translates to MTTTTKKKVRFVRPNSSTSSTPRLDSGETAHVGVDVHKASHHVAVVTDLRGLVASRTPPADPESLSERPKPIGSQVARVVYEAGPTGFTLARRLRSSGLRAGVIAPSKTPTMPGPEAESDRLDRRKLAVFARKGPLQPVRVPEEREGADRRVLRLREQLARKLRAAQQQVQAFLLQHGIAEPAGLTRWTAASVDAPRRLELTPEPRLRPDVMLDERQHDRERVARAPRRLEESAGAGRHRETVATPRTAPGVGPITAMTSRVELHDPARFRDGGQVARVIGLAPQVSQGGPTRREGRRLKSGNARLRTALVEAARRWVAGDEAAKARYRRLVATTGNGKKAIAGMARRLAILLWRLSLSGEPYRAAAWRPGPAPATPERPGSRPRPLPERPSSGAGRPRASEDLRVR, encoded by the coding sequence ATGACCACCACCACCAAGAAGAAGGTCCGCTTCGTCCGCCCGAACTCCTCGACGTCCTCGACGCCCCGCCTCGACTCCGGCGAGACGGCCCACGTCGGCGTCGACGTCCACAAGGCCAGCCACCACGTCGCCGTCGTCACCGACCTGCGGGGCCTCGTCGCCTCCCGGACCCCGCCCGCCGACCCCGAGTCGCTCAGCGAGCGGCCCAAGCCCATCGGCTCGCAAGTCGCCCGGGTCGTCTACGAGGCCGGTCCGACCGGCTTCACGCTGGCCCGACGGCTCAGGTCCTCCGGGCTGCGAGCCGGGGTGATCGCCCCGTCGAAGACCCCCACCATGCCGGGCCCCGAGGCCGAGAGCGACCGGCTCGACCGCCGCAAGCTGGCCGTCTTCGCCCGGAAGGGGCCGCTCCAACCCGTGCGCGTCCCCGAGGAGCGGGAGGGAGCCGACCGCCGGGTCCTGCGGCTGCGTGAGCAGCTGGCCCGCAAGCTCCGCGCGGCCCAGCAACAGGTCCAGGCGTTCCTCCTCCAGCATGGCATCGCCGAGCCGGCGGGGCTGACCCGCTGGACGGCCGCGTCGGTCGACGCCCCTCGCCGGCTGGAGCTGACCCCCGAGCCGCGGCTCCGCCCGGACGTGATGCTCGACGAGCGGCAGCATGATCGGGAGCGGGTGGCCCGCGCCCCCCGACGCCTGGAGGAGTCGGCCGGGGCGGGCCGCCATCGCGAGACGGTCGCGACGCCGCGGACGGCGCCCGGGGTGGGGCCGATCACGGCGATGACCTCCCGCGTCGAGCTGCACGACCCGGCCCGGTTCCGCGACGGCGGCCAGGTGGCGCGGGTGATCGGGCTGGCGCCGCAGGTCTCGCAGGGCGGCCCGACGCGCCGCGAGGGGCGGCGGCTGAAGTCGGGCAACGCCCGGCTGCGGACGGCGCTCGTCGAGGCGGCCCGGAGGTGGGTCGCCGGCGATGAGGCGGCGAAGGCGCGATACCGCCGGCTGGTCGCCACGACCGGCAACGGCAAGAAGGCCATCGCGGGGATGGCCCGGCGTCTGGCGATCCTGCTGTGGCGGCTGAGCCTCAGCGGTGAGCCCTACCGGGCGGCCGCCTGGCGGCCCGGCCCGGCCCCGGCAACCCCGGAGCGGCCCGGTTCGCGGCCGCGACCCCTGCCCGAGCGACCGTCGAGTGGGGCAGGACGACCCCGAGCCAGTGAGGATCTGCGAGTGAGGTGA
- a CDS encoding sugar phosphate isomerase/epimerase family protein, which translates to MQPCINQATTLGTPFEEDIPAFGRAGWRAVELWLTKLEEFLRSRPVSEARSLLQCEGIRPVAASFQGGLLLSRGEERQAHWDHYRRRLDLLAELGVPTLVVVPDFVTAPETDDLRRSAASLNEAAELAGSRGVRLAVEFQKTARFCASLDTTVALISQSGAPGVGVCFDAFHYYTGPSKFEDLGYLSAENLALVQLSDLSGVPRELATDSDRIFPGEGDLPTGPILDHFARVGYDGPVSLEVLNPMIWQMPVDRVVGVALQAMERALGDHLTSPGPPDAPGGEG; encoded by the coding sequence ATGCAGCCGTGCATCAACCAGGCCACGACGCTCGGCACCCCGTTCGAGGAGGACATCCCGGCGTTCGGCCGGGCCGGGTGGAGGGCCGTCGAGCTCTGGCTGACGAAGCTGGAGGAGTTCCTCCGTTCGAGGCCGGTTTCGGAGGCCCGTTCCTTGCTCCAATGCGAGGGGATCCGGCCCGTCGCCGCCTCGTTCCAAGGGGGGCTGCTGCTCTCCCGGGGGGAGGAGCGACAGGCCCACTGGGACCACTACCGGAGGCGCCTGGATCTGCTCGCCGAGCTGGGGGTTCCGACGTTGGTCGTCGTGCCGGACTTCGTGACGGCCCCGGAGACGGACGACCTCCGACGATCCGCCGCCTCGCTGAATGAGGCGGCCGAGCTGGCGGGGTCGAGGGGGGTCCGGCTGGCGGTCGAGTTCCAGAAGACGGCCCGATTCTGCGCCAGCCTGGACACGACGGTCGCCCTGATCTCCCAGAGCGGTGCCCCGGGGGTCGGCGTCTGCTTCGACGCCTTCCACTACTACACCGGGCCGAGCAAGTTCGAGGACTTGGGCTACCTCTCCGCCGAGAACCTCGCCCTGGTGCAGCTGAGCGACCTGAGTGGGGTCCCCCGGGAGCTGGCGACCGACTCCGACCGGATCTTCCCCGGGGAGGGGGACTTGCCGACCGGGCCGATCCTGGACCACTTCGCCCGGGTCGGCTACGACGGACCGGTTTCGCTCGAGGTGCTCAACCCGATGATCTGGCAGATGCCGGTCGACCGGGTTGTCGGGGTCGCCTTGCAGGCGATGGAGCGGGCGCTGGGAGATCACCTGACATCGCCCGGGCCTCCGGATGCACCGGGGGGGGAGGGCTAG
- a CDS encoding IS701 family transposase, producing MDEHQLLALKPELDRFLDRFAPLFGRDENQVHARRFVQGLLHGGERRSIENIAQATSGGPVRSLQAFISTGAWSDGAILRQMRGAVLELLADDDAAWNAAETGFPKKGTKSVGVRRQYSGTLGRTDNCQVAVFADYCSAKGHTFLDRRLFLPEEWAGDGERREEAGVPAGVIFRTKPELALAMAADAVAEGVPFRWVGGDGVYGDSPTFVQGVRQLGKRYVLDSSADARVWTGEPRVIPPEERPRPRRGRPCTQPLVVGEAKRVDEVVAALPATAWRRLTVAEGSQGPRVYEYAELWAWFSEGGLPGPRERLLVRRSLGQEPELKYHRSHAPAEVPLSKLAQVRATRWTIEEDIQSAKGECGLDEYETRGWVGWHHHTALSMLALAFLVLQRVRLGGKSVADERAGGACPVDSPAGGVGVGRRRDPAVVGVAPRAEPAGRRQPPQAAARRAAPARREK from the coding sequence GTGGACGAACACCAACTCCTGGCCCTCAAGCCCGAACTCGACCGCTTCCTCGACCGCTTCGCCCCCCTCTTCGGCCGCGACGAGAATCAGGTCCACGCACGCCGCTTCGTCCAGGGGCTGCTCCACGGCGGCGAGCGTCGCAGCATCGAGAACATCGCCCAGGCGACCAGCGGCGGCCCGGTGCGCTCGCTGCAAGCCTTCATCAGCACCGGCGCCTGGTCCGATGGCGCGATCCTCAGGCAGATGCGCGGCGCGGTCCTGGAGCTGCTGGCCGATGACGACGCCGCCTGGAATGCCGCCGAGACCGGGTTCCCCAAGAAGGGGACCAAGTCCGTCGGCGTCAGGCGGCAGTACTCCGGCACGCTGGGGCGGACCGACAACTGCCAGGTCGCCGTCTTCGCCGACTACTGCTCGGCCAAGGGCCACACCTTCCTCGATCGGCGGCTGTTCCTGCCCGAGGAGTGGGCCGGCGACGGCGAACGCCGCGAGGAGGCCGGGGTGCCCGCCGGCGTGATCTTCCGCACCAAGCCGGAATTGGCCCTGGCGATGGCCGCCGACGCGGTCGCCGAGGGGGTGCCGTTCCGCTGGGTCGGCGGCGACGGCGTCTACGGCGACAGCCCGACCTTCGTGCAGGGCGTCCGGCAACTCGGCAAGCGGTACGTGCTGGACAGCTCGGCCGATGCCCGGGTCTGGACCGGCGAGCCGCGGGTGATCCCGCCCGAGGAGCGGCCCAGGCCGAGGCGCGGACGCCCGTGCACCCAGCCGCTGGTCGTCGGGGAGGCGAAGCGTGTCGACGAGGTGGTCGCCGCCCTGCCGGCGACGGCCTGGCGCCGGCTGACGGTGGCCGAGGGGAGTCAGGGGCCGCGGGTCTACGAATACGCCGAGCTGTGGGCCTGGTTCAGCGAAGGGGGCCTGCCCGGCCCGCGCGAGCGGCTGCTTGTGCGTCGGTCGCTGGGGCAGGAGCCGGAGCTGAAGTATCACCGCTCCCACGCCCCGGCGGAGGTCCCGCTGTCGAAGTTGGCGCAGGTCCGGGCGACGCGGTGGACGATCGAGGAGGACATCCAGTCGGCCAAGGGGGAATGCGGCCTGGACGAGTACGAGACCCGGGGCTGGGTCGGCTGGCATCACCACACGGCGTTGTCGATGCTGGCCCTGGCATTCCTGGTGCTCCAGCGGGTGCGGCTGGGGGGGAAAAGCGTCGCAGATGAGCGTGCCGGAGGTGCGTGCCCTGTTGACTCACCTGCTGGAGGTGTGGGCGTGGGACGTCGGCGAGATCCTGCGGTGGTCGGCGTGGCGCCGCGAGCGGAACCGGCGGGCCGCCGCCAGCCACCGCAAGCGGCGGCTCGCCGTGCTGCGCCAGCGCGGCGTGAAAAGTAG
- a CDS encoding helix-turn-helix domain-containing protein, with product MVPPLFVRPLTPDEHQAIRAGPRSPSAFTLRRCRILAASAEGLKPSQIAPRCGRPSQTARNALRAFAAEGTDCLREKSHRPASARPGIDDAGCERPRALLHRSPRDFGEPTSLWTPEPAAGAAFAEGLTARLVSGEAIRQALERLGVGWRRAEDWITSPGPSYLRKERA from the coding sequence ATGGTCCCACCTCTCTTCGTCCGACCGCTGACCCCCGACGAGCATCAGGCGATCCGGGCCGGCCCCCGCTCGCCCTCGGCCTTCACCCTGCGCCGCTGCCGGATCCTGGCGGCCAGCGCCGAGGGCCTCAAGCCCTCGCAGATCGCCCCCCGGTGTGGCCGCCCGTCCCAGACCGCCCGCAACGCCCTGCGGGCCTTCGCCGCCGAGGGCACCGACTGCCTGCGCGAGAAGTCCCACCGCCCCGCGTCGGCCCGCCCCGGGATCGACGACGCCGGGTGCGAGCGGCCGCGGGCCCTGCTGCACCGCAGCCCCCGCGACTTCGGCGAGCCGACCTCGTTGTGGACCCCGGAGCCGGCCGCCGGGGCGGCCTTCGCCGAGGGCCTCACCGCCCGGCTCGTCAGCGGGGAGGCGATCCGCCAGGCCCTGGAGCGCCTCGGCGTCGGCTGGAGACGGGCCGAGGACTGGATCACCAGCCCCGGCCCCTCATATCTGCGCAAGGAGAGAGCATGA
- a CDS encoding 2-phosphosulfolactate phosphatase yields MDSRPSIFVHLLPSLIPEGALGGGVAVVLDVLRATTVMVHALASGCEAIVPCLEIEEAEEVAASFPPGTAILAGERGGLPIPGFDLGNSPGDFHPEVCRGKTLVMTTTNGTRAILSSRAADRVLIGAFPNLGAIVGEVGVSRQDIHVVCAGTDGLVSFEDTMLAGCLVLELERGSGLSAGNDAALIARRCWEASGPGPGLASTLATGRGGRRVSGLGLGADIEAAGRVSRSDLVPELRPGPLRIVAAGATRGGRIG; encoded by the coding sequence ATGGATTCCCGCCCGAGCATCTTCGTCCATCTTCTCCCCTCGCTCATCCCCGAGGGCGCCCTGGGGGGCGGGGTGGCGGTCGTCCTCGACGTGCTCCGGGCGACGACGGTGATGGTCCACGCCTTGGCCTCGGGGTGCGAGGCGATCGTCCCCTGCCTGGAGATCGAGGAGGCGGAGGAGGTCGCCGCCTCGTTCCCGCCCGGGACGGCGATCCTCGCCGGGGAACGGGGGGGGCTCCCCATCCCCGGCTTCGACCTCGGCAACTCCCCCGGTGACTTCCACCCGGAGGTGTGCCGGGGGAAGACGCTGGTGATGACGACCACCAACGGGACCCGGGCGATCCTCTCAAGCCGGGCGGCGGATCGGGTGCTGATCGGGGCGTTCCCGAATCTCGGGGCGATCGTGGGGGAGGTGGGAGTGTCCCGGCAGGACATCCACGTCGTCTGCGCCGGGACCGACGGGCTCGTCAGCTTCGAGGACACGATGCTCGCCGGGTGCCTCGTCCTGGAGCTGGAACGGGGATCGGGGTTGTCCGCGGGGAATGACGCCGCCCTGATCGCCCGGCGGTGCTGGGAGGCGTCGGGCCCGGGGCCGGGCCTGGCGTCGACCCTGGCGACCGGGAGGGGGGGGCGACGGGTCTCAGGGTTGGGGCTGGGGGCCGACATCGAGGCCGCCGGCCGGGTGAGCCGGTCCGACCTCGTCCCCGAACTGCGACCCGGGCCGCTCCGAATCGTCGCGGCGGGGGCGACCCGGGGGGGCCGGATCGGGTAG
- a CDS encoding D-TA family PLP-dependent enzyme codes for MSIPAADDPRYRIDDPSALPSPALVVFSDLVRSNLRRMLDLVGSPDRLRPHVKTHKMPAIVRMSLEMGITKSKCATIAEAEMVARAGGPDVLLAYPLVGPNPARMAQLMAEFPETTFRAVVDDPESARRLSDAVAGLDRPLPTLVDLNVGMDRTGIPPGPAAEELYAEIDRLNGLVPDGLHAYDGHTKAPALDDRKASVAGVVDRVVGLRDRLEARGLPVPRLVMGGTPPFPIYAALDLPGLECSPGTIVLHDAGYDLPFPDLGFTPAALLLGRVVSRPREGLICLDIGTKAVASDPAGDRVLLLGIPGARQKSQNEEHLLVETPASGDFPPGTAVLAVPTHICPTCALHREAVVIEGGKVVDRWEVVARDRTLTI; via the coding sequence ATGAGCATTCCCGCCGCCGACGACCCCCGCTACCGGATCGACGACCCCTCCGCCCTCCCTAGCCCCGCCCTGGTGGTCTTCTCCGACCTGGTCCGGTCGAACCTCCGGCGGATGCTCGACCTGGTCGGATCCCCGGACCGGCTCCGGCCCCACGTCAAGACCCACAAGATGCCGGCGATCGTCCGGATGTCGCTGGAGATGGGGATCACTAAGTCCAAGTGCGCGACCATCGCCGAGGCCGAGATGGTCGCCCGGGCCGGCGGCCCCGACGTACTGCTCGCCTACCCGCTGGTCGGGCCGAATCCGGCCCGAATGGCCCAGCTCATGGCCGAATTCCCGGAAACGACCTTCCGGGCCGTCGTCGACGACCCCGAATCGGCCCGGCGGCTCTCCGACGCCGTGGCAGGGCTCGATCGACCGCTCCCGACCCTGGTCGACCTGAACGTCGGCATGGACCGCACCGGCATCCCCCCCGGCCCCGCCGCCGAGGAGCTCTACGCCGAGATCGACCGCCTGAATGGCCTCGTCCCCGACGGGCTCCACGCCTACGACGGCCACACCAAGGCCCCCGCCCTCGACGACCGCAAGGCGTCGGTGGCGGGGGTCGTCGACCGCGTGGTCGGGCTCCGGGATCGCCTGGAGGCGAGGGGACTCCCCGTCCCCCGCCTCGTGATGGGGGGGACGCCGCCGTTCCCGATCTACGCCGCGCTCGACCTGCCCGGCCTCGAATGCTCGCCGGGCACGATCGTCCTGCACGACGCCGGCTACGACCTGCCCTTCCCCGACCTCGGGTTCACCCCGGCGGCCCTGCTGCTCGGCCGGGTCGTCAGCCGGCCCCGGGAGGGCCTGATCTGCCTGGACATCGGCACCAAGGCGGTCGCCTCCGACCCTGCCGGGGACCGCGTCCTGTTGCTCGGGATCCCCGGGGCGAGGCAGAAGTCCCAGAACGAGGAGCACCTCCTCGTCGAGACCCCCGCCTCCGGCGACTTCCCCCCCGGAACCGCGGTCCTGGCCGTCCCCACCCACATCTGCCCCACCTGCGCCCTGCATCGCGAGGCCGTCGTCATCGAGGGCGGCAAGGTGGTCGATCGCTGGGAGGTCGTCGCCCGGGACCGGACCCTGACCATCTGA
- a CDS encoding IS630 family transposase (programmed frameshift), whose translation MAKKYVLKLTAEERAELARLVRKGNIAGWKVQRAQALLKCDQGPDGPAWPDAKIAEAFGVTTRSLESWRKRAVEHGPMALLQRRPRTPSAVPKLGGENEARLTALACSQPLRGLARWSLRLLAERLVELEVVAAVSHETVRRSLKKGALKPWLRRMWCIPPEQDAAFVCQMEQVLEAYRRPYDPRRPVVCMDEQPKQLIAEARRPSPAAPGRPARVDYEYVREGTCTVWMFVEPLAGWRDVRVTEAKTAVDWAHRVQRLVDDPRHAEAERITLVCDNLVTHSLASLYKAFEPAEALRLARRLELVHTPKHGSWLNVAEIELSVLTRQCLDRRIAVQDEVAGEAGAWGERRNAKQVGVEWHFTTEDARIKLRHLYPKINE comes from the exons ATGGCAAAGAAGTACGTCCTGAAGCTGACGGCCGAAGAGCGGGCCGAGCTGGCTCGCCTGGTCCGCAAGGGCAACATCGCCGGCTGGAAGGTGCAGCGGGCTCAGGCCCTGCTCAAGTGCGACCAGGGGCCCGACGGGCCGGCCTGGCCCGACGCGAAGATCGCCGAGGCGTTCGGCGTCACGACCCGCAGCCTGGAGTCGTGGCGCAAGCGGGCCGTCGAGCACGGGCCGATGGCGCTGCTGCAGCGCAGGCCGCGGACCCCGTCGGCGGTCCCCAAACTCGGCGGCGAGAACGAGGCGCGGTTGACGGCCCTGGCCTGCTCGCAGCCGCTCAGGGGCCTGGCCCGCTGGTCGCTCCGGCTGCTGGCCGAGCGCCTGGTGGAGTTGGAGGTCGTCGCGGCGGTCTCGCACGAGACCGTCCGCCGCTCTTTGAAAAAAG GCGCGCTGAAGCCGTGGCTCAGGCGGATGTGGTGCATCCCGCCGGAGCAGGACGCGGCCTTCGTCTGCCAGATGGAGCAGGTCCTGGAGGCCTACCGGCGCCCGTATGATCCGAGGCGCCCCGTCGTCTGCATGGACGAACAGCCCAAGCAGCTGATCGCCGAGGCGCGGCGGCCATCGCCGGCGGCGCCCGGACGCCCGGCCCGGGTCGACTACGAGTATGTCCGCGAGGGGACCTGCACGGTGTGGATGTTCGTCGAGCCGCTGGCCGGCTGGCGCGACGTGCGCGTGACCGAGGCGAAGACGGCCGTGGACTGGGCCCACCGGGTGCAGCGGCTGGTGGACGACCCGCGCCACGCCGAGGCCGAGCGGATCACGCTGGTCTGCGACAACCTCGTGACCCATTCGCTGGCGTCGCTGTACAAGGCGTTCGAGCCGGCCGAGGCCTTGCGGTTGGCGCGGCGACTGGAGCTGGTGCACACGCCGAAGCACGGCAGCTGGCTGAACGTCGCCGAGATCGAGCTGTCGGTGTTGACGCGGCAGTGCCTGGACCGGCGCATCGCGGTGCAGGACGAGGTGGCCGGGGAGGCCGGCGCCTGGGGCGAGCGCCGGAACGCCAAACAGGTGGGCGTCGAGTGGCACTTCACCACCGAGGACGCCCGGATCAAGCTGAGGCACCTCTACCCGAAGATTAACGAGTGA